A window from Puniceicoccus vermicola encodes these proteins:
- a CDS encoding sulfatase, translating to MQKPNILLFLMDDLGWKDLGCYGSSFYETPNLDRLAAEGMLFTDAYASCPVCSPTRASILSGKYPAHVGVTQFIGGHAVGKLSDVPYFHCLPQSERSLATALKEDAGYQTWHVGKWHLGGGLSLPERHGFDINIAGSDWGHPLRGYFSPYQMPKLKDGPEGEYLTDRITDEAIQLLDRAASEKEAKPFFLNFWHYAVHTPIEAPKNLVEKYKAKAKDLGLDQIDPIERGEHFSCDHKKDQYIERRQIQSDPGYAAMVENMDTNIGRLLATLERNGQADNTIVIFTSDNGGLATSETSPTSNAPLAEGKGWMYEGGTREPLLVRWPGQIKPGSRCVEPTTSPDLFPTLLEIAGAPPQPPTRIDGKSITPLFKGEAFERGPIFWHYPHYSNQGGCPGCSVREGDYKLIEFFEDDSLELYNLRDDISETKNLSTERPELTQELKRKLDAWKTEVKALIPEPNPNWKAN from the coding sequence ATGCAAAAACCGAATATTCTTCTTTTTCTCATGGATGACCTAGGCTGGAAAGACCTGGGATGCTATGGAAGCAGCTTCTACGAGACCCCCAATCTGGACCGCCTAGCAGCCGAAGGAATGCTCTTCACAGATGCCTATGCCAGCTGCCCAGTCTGCTCACCCACACGGGCCAGCATCCTCAGCGGGAAATACCCAGCTCACGTCGGAGTCACTCAATTCATCGGGGGACATGCGGTCGGCAAACTCAGCGACGTGCCCTACTTCCATTGTCTGCCCCAAAGCGAACGCAGCCTCGCCACCGCCTTAAAAGAAGATGCCGGTTACCAAACCTGGCATGTCGGGAAGTGGCACTTGGGAGGCGGCCTCTCCCTACCTGAACGGCATGGCTTTGACATCAACATCGCCGGGAGCGACTGGGGCCATCCCTTGCGCGGCTATTTCAGCCCCTATCAGATGCCCAAGCTGAAAGATGGCCCGGAAGGGGAATATCTCACCGACCGCATCACCGATGAGGCCATCCAACTTTTGGATCGAGCTGCATCAGAGAAAGAGGCCAAACCGTTTTTCCTCAATTTCTGGCACTACGCCGTGCACACTCCGATCGAAGCACCGAAAAACTTAGTCGAGAAATATAAGGCCAAGGCGAAAGATCTCGGACTCGACCAGATCGATCCAATCGAGCGCGGCGAACATTTCTCCTGCGATCACAAGAAAGACCAATACATCGAACGACGCCAGATCCAGTCCGATCCGGGCTATGCCGCCATGGTGGAAAACATGGATACCAATATCGGGCGGCTTCTCGCAACGCTGGAACGCAACGGACAAGCTGATAACACCATTGTTATCTTCACGTCCGACAATGGAGGTCTCGCCACCTCGGAAACCTCCCCCACCTCAAACGCACCTCTGGCTGAAGGCAAAGGTTGGATGTACGAAGGGGGCACTCGTGAGCCGCTTCTCGTCCGTTGGCCCGGCCAGATAAAACCCGGCTCCCGATGCGTGGAACCGACAACCAGCCCCGACCTGTTTCCCACGCTCTTGGAGATCGCCGGGGCACCTCCCCAGCCCCCCACCCGCATCGACGGAAAAAGCATCACTCCCCTATTTAAAGGAGAAGCATTCGAACGAGGGCCCATATTCTGGCACTACCCGCATTACAGCAACCAAGGAGGATGTCCCGGATGCTCTGTTCGCGAAGGCGACTACAAATTAATCGAATTCTTCGAGGATGATTCGCTCGAGCTCTACAACCTTCGCGACGATATTTCGGAAACCAAAAACCTATCGACGGAACGCCCCGAGTTAACTCAAGAGCTGAAGCGCAAACTGGATGCCTGGAAAACCGAGGTCAAAGCCCTCATCCCGGAGCCCAATCCGAACTGGAAGGCCAACTAA
- a CDS encoding family 10 glycosylhydrolase, which produces MFPHLFRGLSVLCSIRLLCRFSILAASGLCTAWSSETEAIILKPVDAVSFDYVSEETENRIREENVLRTPLIANFAFDVPEDGWYEFIVHSGSWPTSFRLDGEYFFYGVLEPVGFEPEEDGTKLRNVYLTKGSHELVVERGWHPGPPRIQEMRFRPAESPEGMVYLDLEKDYLVYRKGESVPVALQAGQTDSDYEIMIQYVDSESGEVVSEEEIEIPVGPGFYEETIYLPTDREGILDVVATGPAGQVVNRTFQYLTIDTDSPPEAPWSLELVESINSIEEEPEYGSGRDKVVERNGLVYREGGEHGHMEKNVEADWFAYELDLPEVGVPYLLEIEYADDDRRNWTYSLIEKEKPWGRTLTHGILSGGIYSLTDQMQTTEMVFYNKETNPRVHFRNWWKGQPAAVSKINVYRITGGFPAMPGLDLEEGRLFGRYQEEPGRFTQWTTSMEDDSWLSVWQPAERIGRYSRFVGANFWKPTISVYGDKLWPTRFIPEQGFNGGGFDSSKEQFPRDTVRLLALVAEKYNMQFMGQLYPRMQRDISRRYFTERITGVDPKGDVSWKDADTMPWVAMHRSGKNNARGNAIFLNPAHPGVQDWVADVVTELADRYQDLPSYGGVAIRHMAWQFPGWQAWPNIEYGYDDWTVSQFEEDTGIEVPVDEDDPKRFEERYQWMTKNVYQEWVDWRADQIETMHLRLLAILQERRPDWKLNIDVLRPDFRGEPNIDRYDRLGWAGMLRETGIDPDRYRDTPSIVINDWRHYPAGARSGAIRNPSRQGSRFYSYLDPDVVGEAYRNVDGGRESGVHFDANSYESDLAYGDELGYSYEETTSNKKMSRPKMHGAGMVFPAGRHFLERFANAMADGNTTMITDGSHAYISWPPKWLREWMPHYRALPNIGMERIGSGDPVALWLGKSGDSTYFYLVNRLDEPVEAQVSFLEHDGNVVRLVDGQTMEIDDAGFWQVQLEPYELISLKTSGDNRPVSFSVQVSEEGIQRAERQVATVEDWLQPDGKIENAVSPKKYAAAQERFEVVQQALADGEYHKVRQNLYHPDLWTIFVQLDEYPPELWNDRTPVPQGEW; this is translated from the coding sequence ATGTTTCCCCATCTTTTTCGCGGCTTGTCCGTTCTCTGCTCGATCCGTTTGCTCTGTCGATTCTCTATTCTCGCGGCGAGCGGCCTATGCACGGCCTGGTCTTCGGAAACCGAAGCGATTATCCTCAAGCCAGTCGATGCGGTGAGTTTCGATTATGTAAGCGAAGAAACCGAGAACAGGATTCGGGAAGAGAACGTTCTGCGGACGCCGTTGATCGCAAATTTCGCTTTCGACGTTCCCGAGGACGGGTGGTATGAGTTCATCGTCCATTCCGGGAGTTGGCCGACAAGCTTTCGACTCGACGGAGAGTATTTTTTCTATGGCGTCTTGGAGCCTGTTGGATTCGAACCGGAGGAGGATGGAACTAAACTACGGAACGTCTATTTGACGAAAGGGTCTCATGAATTGGTGGTTGAACGCGGTTGGCATCCCGGACCTCCACGGATTCAAGAGATGCGTTTCCGTCCGGCTGAGAGTCCGGAGGGGATGGTCTATTTAGACTTGGAGAAAGACTATCTGGTTTATCGAAAGGGCGAATCCGTACCGGTGGCACTTCAGGCGGGTCAGACGGATTCCGATTACGAGATAATGATTCAGTACGTGGATTCGGAAAGTGGCGAAGTTGTTTCCGAGGAGGAAATAGAGATTCCTGTCGGACCCGGTTTCTACGAGGAGACGATATATTTGCCGACGGATCGGGAAGGGATTCTGGATGTGGTTGCAACTGGGCCGGCCGGGCAAGTGGTGAACCGGACGTTCCAGTATTTGACGATCGATACGGATTCCCCGCCGGAAGCCCCATGGTCTCTTGAACTGGTGGAATCCATAAATTCTATTGAAGAAGAGCCTGAGTATGGAAGCGGTCGGGACAAGGTCGTGGAGCGGAATGGTCTTGTCTATCGTGAGGGCGGAGAGCACGGCCACATGGAGAAGAACGTAGAGGCCGATTGGTTTGCCTACGAGTTGGATTTGCCCGAAGTGGGAGTGCCCTACCTTCTGGAGATCGAGTATGCAGACGATGATCGCCGGAACTGGACTTATTCGTTGATTGAGAAGGAAAAGCCTTGGGGACGCACGCTGACGCATGGAATTTTGTCGGGAGGGATTTATTCACTGACGGATCAGATGCAGACCACGGAAATGGTTTTCTATAACAAGGAAACGAATCCCCGTGTCCACTTCCGCAATTGGTGGAAAGGCCAGCCGGCCGCAGTTTCGAAAATCAACGTCTACAGAATTACGGGCGGCTTCCCGGCTATGCCTGGACTGGATCTCGAGGAGGGGCGGTTGTTTGGCCGGTATCAGGAGGAGCCGGGACGTTTTACGCAGTGGACGACGAGTATGGAGGACGACTCTTGGTTGAGCGTATGGCAGCCGGCGGAGAGGATTGGGAGGTATTCACGATTTGTCGGGGCAAATTTTTGGAAGCCGACGATTTCGGTCTACGGAGATAAGTTGTGGCCGACTCGCTTCATCCCGGAACAGGGTTTCAATGGGGGTGGATTCGATTCGAGTAAGGAACAGTTTCCCCGCGATACGGTTCGTCTGCTCGCTCTCGTTGCCGAGAAGTACAACATGCAGTTTATGGGCCAGCTGTATCCCCGAATGCAGCGCGATATCTCTCGCCGGTACTTTACCGAGCGGATTACGGGCGTGGATCCGAAGGGCGATGTTTCCTGGAAGGATGCGGATACGATGCCTTGGGTGGCGATGCACCGGTCCGGAAAGAACAATGCACGAGGCAATGCGATTTTTCTCAATCCTGCTCATCCCGGGGTTCAGGATTGGGTTGCTGATGTGGTAACCGAATTGGCGGATCGTTATCAGGACCTGCCCTCTTACGGGGGAGTCGCAATTCGTCACATGGCCTGGCAGTTTCCTGGATGGCAGGCATGGCCCAATATCGAGTATGGATATGATGATTGGACGGTCTCTCAATTCGAAGAAGATACCGGAATTGAGGTTCCGGTCGATGAGGATGATCCGAAGCGTTTCGAGGAGCGCTACCAATGGATGACGAAGAACGTTTATCAGGAGTGGGTGGACTGGCGCGCAGATCAGATCGAGACCATGCATCTTCGACTGCTGGCAATCCTTCAGGAAAGGCGCCCCGATTGGAAACTGAACATTGATGTACTCCGCCCGGATTTTCGGGGAGAACCGAATATCGATCGTTACGACCGTCTGGGATGGGCGGGGATGCTGCGAGAGACGGGAATCGATCCGGATCGTTATCGGGATACGCCGAGCATCGTGATCAATGATTGGCGTCATTATCCCGCGGGCGCACGTTCCGGCGCCATTCGCAATCCATCCCGTCAAGGTTCTCGCTTTTATTCATACCTGGACCCGGACGTGGTCGGGGAAGCCTATCGGAATGTTGATGGAGGCCGCGAGAGTGGTGTTCACTTTGACGCCAATTCCTACGAGTCCGATTTGGCCTATGGTGACGAGCTGGGGTATTCGTATGAAGAAACGACTTCGAATAAGAAAATGAGTCGGCCCAAGATGCACGGAGCCGGGATGGTATTTCCCGCCGGGCGTCATTTTCTGGAGCGTTTCGCCAATGCCATGGCGGATGGAAATACGACCATGATCACCGATGGAAGTCATGCTTACATTTCCTGGCCGCCGAAATGGTTACGCGAATGGATGCCCCACTACCGCGCTCTGCCCAATATCGGGATGGAGCGAATCGGGTCTGGAGACCCTGTCGCTCTTTGGCTGGGGAAATCAGGGGATTCTACCTACTTCTATTTAGTGAACCGGTTGGATGAACCCGTGGAGGCTCAAGTAAGCTTTCTTGAGCACGACGGAAATGTGGTTCGCCTTGTCGATGGCCAAACGATGGAAATCGACGATGCGGGGTTTTGGCAGGTTCAGCTGGAGCCCTATGAGTTGATTTCTCTCAAGACATCCGGCGACAATCGGCCGGTGTCTTTTTCGGTTCAGGTATCCGAGGAAGGAATTCAGCGTGCTGAACGTCAAGTCGCTACGGTGGAGGATTGGTTGCAGCCCGATGGAAAAATCGAAAATGCGGTGTCTCCCAAAAAATACGCTGCGGCTCAGGAGCGATTTGAGGTGGTCCAGCAAGCTTTGGCAGATGGCGAATATCACAAAGTGCGGCAGAATCTGTATCATCCGGATCTTTGGACGATCTTTGTCCAGTTGGATGAATATCCTCCGGAACTTTGGAACGATCGGACTCCGGTTCCTCAGGGGGAGTGGTGA
- a CDS encoding SGNH/GDSL hydrolase family protein, translating into MEILLSVLLLGLLTTTSGQTEEVSLPRVLIIGDSFKSNAIAERVMARHGVRVNDLNRLTHSFEGRLALPPHDVHYSKAGYQAIGDQVAEEIRAVLAEQ; encoded by the coding sequence GTGGAAATCCTTCTTTCCGTTCTATTGTTGGGTCTTCTGACCACAACGTCCGGGCAGACCGAGGAAGTCTCGCTTCCCCGGGTCTTGATCATTGGGGACTCTTTTAAATCTAACGCCATCGCTGAACGGGTGATGGCGAGGCACGGTGTTCGCGTCAACGATTTGAATCGCTTGACTCATTCCTTCGAGGGGCGATTGGCACTGCCTCCTCATGATGTTCATTACTCGAAGGCTGGATACCAAGCGATCGGAGATCAAGTTGCGGAAGAGATCCGCGCTGTGCTTGCAGAGCAATGA
- a CDS encoding substrate-binding domain-containing protein, which translates to MSISQTAIAQKVGVSRSAVSHVLNGRSHMVGPELREKIMEAVEASGYHRNALVKALRSNRTHVIGIIMPELKVSYFSDMIGTIESEARKLGLQCFICQSHSSPEILEKEVVALREYRVDGLIIAPANSNEPVDVYAMLEQQKYPYVLLDLNIKGLSCSGVGNSNGAIGRLATEHLLELGHQRIAYLKGYPGPSSDQRYQGYVRALARAGVELDENLVLGGQYLFEAGVESVRSLVEKGESFTAIVASSDAVALGAIQELQQHGMRVPDDISVVGCGNLDLSRMSTPPLTTVDQRPEVIAERAVRLLDSRIQDRETPHQYLRVEPRMIVRQSTRKI; encoded by the coding sequence GTGAGTATTTCTCAGACAGCGATCGCACAAAAAGTCGGAGTTTCCCGATCGGCCGTGAGCCACGTCCTGAATGGTCGGTCCCACATGGTGGGGCCCGAGCTTCGGGAGAAGATTATGGAAGCCGTGGAGGCCAGCGGTTATCACCGAAACGCTTTGGTGAAAGCTCTGCGCTCGAACCGAACCCATGTGATCGGCATCATTATGCCGGAGCTGAAGGTGTCCTATTTTAGTGACATGATTGGGACGATCGAGAGCGAAGCCAGAAAGCTGGGACTTCAGTGCTTCATCTGTCAAAGTCACAGTTCGCCAGAGATCCTGGAAAAGGAAGTGGTGGCTCTCCGGGAGTACCGGGTCGATGGTTTGATCATTGCCCCGGCAAACTCCAATGAGCCGGTGGATGTCTATGCGATGCTGGAGCAGCAAAAATATCCCTATGTGCTGCTGGATTTGAATATCAAGGGGTTGAGTTGTTCCGGAGTCGGGAACAGCAACGGCGCGATCGGTCGGTTGGCGACGGAACATTTGCTTGAGTTGGGGCATCAGCGAATCGCTTATTTGAAGGGATACCCGGGCCCCAGCTCAGACCAGCGGTATCAAGGATATGTTCGTGCCTTGGCCCGTGCCGGTGTTGAGCTGGATGAGAACCTCGTTCTCGGGGGGCAGTATCTGTTTGAAGCTGGGGTGGAGTCGGTTCGGAGTCTGGTTGAGAAGGGAGAGTCATTTACCGCGATTGTCGCCTCTTCGGATGCCGTGGCATTGGGAGCGATCCAGGAGTTGCAGCAGCACGGAATGCGGGTCCCCGATGATATCTCGGTCGTCGGCTGTGGAAATTTGGATCTGTCGAGAATGTCAACGCCTCCGCTCACCACAGTCGACCAGCGACCGGAGGTGATTGCAGAGCGAGCCGTGAGGCTGCTCGACAGTCGGATCCAGGATCGGGAAACCCCCCATCAATACCTGCGGGTTGAGCCTAGGATGATTGTCCGACAGTCGACTCGCAAAATCTAA
- a CDS encoding alpha-L-fucosidase, whose product MKTDGITESESSGRNGYNLMETSFASADGLQNGVKAPWFDQARFGMFVHYGLYSIHGKGEWLMFHEKIRPAEYNQLADRFTASSFDADALVSLAKEAGAGYVVFGARHHDGFCLWDSNTTDFTTVRTAAKRDLIREYVEACARAGLRVGIYYSVMSWQWPAIFSGPLADPEGWENMVQETHAQVRELMTDYGQIDYLWYDGCVVPGMGEASIRSKYWRSEELNAMVRELQPGILINDRAARPEDVTTPEPHLTPAPTGRIWECCQTIGQSWGWRPNVGQEKSAKRLIQDLVFCARFGGNYLLNIGPLADGSFRPSEVERLEAIGDWMRVNRQSVCDSERTPYTESEHLIGSVTCREHCLYFHLEEWPCERAVIAGIDVDVRSVELLGSDVKLDFDRSPDGCVRILGLPVDEPIRSLAVLKVELERTLSGSTPPSLLVEADTGRNLPAEGKVHNVDDWQMKRSQKLEFFVPARGVYDLDLGVISNVGQELDLHLDSDSSTTKLPIRFCNYPDTLHLKGKVLNGGVHHLAVSGEDADFGVYLWRAQPLWKMLTAENWSVVGPFPTEFRPQGEISQVRDALTAVHPPERGEIPVDWRACESQASDESVNFSHLCGTDDMGVCYARTYVTAPEACEISILMGCDWWANLIVNGRQVSSKRSEEECAQDGAWFNGWKPIEAKIELEPGENELLVKCHPGSADNWFVFYLNNPGDLVEHRWSTKD is encoded by the coding sequence ATGAAAACAGACGGTATTACGGAATCCGAATCTTCCGGGCGAAATGGCTATAATCTGATGGAAACTTCTTTCGCTTCAGCGGATGGTCTACAGAATGGGGTAAAGGCTCCTTGGTTTGATCAGGCTCGCTTCGGAATGTTCGTTCACTACGGCCTATATTCCATTCACGGGAAGGGGGAGTGGCTGATGTTTCACGAAAAGATCCGTCCGGCGGAGTACAATCAACTGGCGGACAGGTTCACGGCTTCGTCGTTTGATGCGGACGCTCTGGTCTCCTTGGCGAAAGAGGCCGGGGCTGGCTATGTGGTGTTTGGAGCAAGGCACCACGATGGATTTTGTTTGTGGGATTCGAATACCACCGACTTCACGACGGTTCGCACAGCGGCCAAGCGTGATTTGATTCGTGAGTATGTCGAAGCCTGTGCCCGGGCCGGCTTGCGTGTGGGGATCTATTATTCCGTAATGAGCTGGCAGTGGCCGGCGATCTTTTCGGGGCCATTGGCGGATCCGGAGGGATGGGAGAATATGGTTCAAGAGACCCATGCTCAGGTGCGGGAATTGATGACCGATTACGGGCAAATCGATTACCTTTGGTACGATGGATGCGTCGTTCCCGGGATGGGAGAGGCCAGCATCCGGTCGAAATATTGGCGATCCGAAGAGCTCAACGCAATGGTTCGTGAGCTGCAGCCTGGAATCCTCATCAACGACCGGGCCGCGCGGCCGGAAGATGTGACTACGCCGGAACCGCATCTGACTCCCGCCCCTACTGGCCGGATTTGGGAATGTTGTCAGACCATTGGTCAGTCCTGGGGCTGGCGCCCAAATGTCGGGCAGGAGAAATCGGCGAAGCGGTTGATTCAGGATCTGGTCTTTTGTGCACGATTTGGGGGAAACTATTTATTGAATATTGGCCCGTTGGCAGACGGATCGTTCCGGCCCAGTGAAGTCGAGCGTCTTGAGGCCATCGGCGACTGGATGCGGGTGAACCGGCAGTCGGTTTGCGATTCGGAGCGGACGCCCTACACGGAGTCCGAACATTTGATTGGTTCGGTTACTTGCCGCGAGCATTGCCTGTATTTCCATTTGGAGGAGTGGCCGTGTGAACGCGCCGTCATCGCAGGTATCGATGTGGATGTGCGCTCGGTTGAGTTGCTGGGGTCGGACGTGAAGTTAGACTTTGATCGATCGCCAGATGGTTGTGTGAGAATTCTCGGGCTTCCGGTGGATGAACCGATCAGATCGTTGGCCGTGTTGAAAGTTGAATTGGAAAGAACTCTCTCCGGTAGCACCCCGCCTTCGTTGTTGGTGGAAGCGGATACGGGACGAAATCTTCCCGCAGAGGGGAAGGTGCACAATGTCGACGATTGGCAGATGAAACGTAGTCAGAAGCTGGAGTTTTTCGTGCCGGCGAGAGGCGTGTATGACCTGGATCTAGGAGTGATTTCGAACGTGGGCCAAGAGTTGGATCTTCACTTGGATTCGGATTCGAGCACCACGAAGCTTCCCATTCGTTTCTGCAATTATCCGGACACATTGCATTTGAAAGGGAAAGTCCTGAACGGAGGAGTTCATCATCTTGCGGTTTCCGGGGAGGATGCTGACTTCGGGGTTTATCTGTGGCGGGCACAGCCTCTCTGGAAAATGCTGACCGCCGAAAACTGGAGTGTCGTCGGTCCCTTTCCGACCGAGTTTCGTCCTCAGGGAGAGATCTCTCAGGTGAGGGATGCCCTGACCGCGGTTCATCCCCCCGAGCGAGGTGAAATTCCGGTCGATTGGCGCGCTTGCGAATCGCAGGCCTCCGATGAGTCGGTCAACTTTTCGCATCTCTGTGGCACCGATGACATGGGTGTTTGTTACGCAAGGACCTATGTCACGGCTCCTGAGGCCTGCGAGATTTCCATTTTGATGGGTTGCGATTGGTGGGCGAATCTCATCGTCAATGGCCGACAGGTGAGCAGCAAACGGTCCGAGGAGGAGTGCGCGCAGGATGGTGCGTGGTTCAACGGTTGGAAGCCCATTGAAGCAAAGATCGAGCTTGAGCCGGGGGAGAATGAGCTGTTGGTTAAATGTCACCCTGGAAGTGCGGACAATTGGTTCGTCTTCTATCTCAACAACCCTGGTGATTTAGTCGAACATCGCTGGTCGACGAAGGACTAG
- a CDS encoding sulfatase-like hydrolase/transferase: MAPPPNIVFFFTDQQRHDTVGLHGNPLGLTPNFDRLAREGTFLKNCFSCQPLCTPARASLQTGRYASQSGLSAGVLSAGSRTLADHFNEAGYDTALIGKWHLAGTDPVPERLQGRYASWLGSNTPDLSSGVYGCRLYDKEKNAVDLPGYRSDAYVDAAIRYLSEPRENPFFLFLSLVEPHQHNPQDSYPAPDGYRELYSDRWTPPDLAAMEGSAARQLPGYYGMVKRVDEGLGRVADALKSMGMLENTLIVYASDHGCHFRTRGHEYKHTCHESSIRVPGFIHGPGFLAGGERPEMVSLVDLPPTLLDAAGLSVPGEMQGQSLVPRLRSSISEWPGEAYVEYENPTGTGRAIRTGRWKFAVQTDQRELPEAGCADEYREAFLYDLEADPWEQENCIGLEGYREVAEQLRERLLKRLEKVEGKRPTILPPLKVNFSGQRKIARESGEL, encoded by the coding sequence ATGGCACCCCCTCCCAATATTGTCTTCTTTTTCACGGATCAGCAGCGTCACGATACGGTCGGTCTGCACGGGAATCCCCTCGGCCTGACGCCTAACTTTGACCGCCTGGCGCGCGAGGGAACCTTCCTGAAGAATTGTTTCAGTTGCCAGCCGCTATGCACCCCTGCCAGAGCTTCCCTTCAGACGGGTCGCTATGCGTCGCAATCCGGTCTTTCCGCGGGGGTTCTCTCTGCCGGGTCCCGAACTCTTGCCGATCATTTTAACGAGGCCGGATACGATACCGCTTTGATCGGGAAATGGCATCTCGCCGGGACCGATCCGGTCCCGGAAAGGCTTCAGGGGCGATACGCTTCCTGGCTCGGATCCAATACACCGGACTTGTCTTCTGGGGTGTATGGATGTCGCCTATACGACAAAGAGAAAAATGCGGTCGACCTGCCGGGCTATCGCTCGGACGCCTATGTGGATGCGGCGATCCGCTATCTTTCGGAGCCGCGTGAGAATCCGTTCTTTCTTTTCCTGTCCCTCGTGGAGCCCCACCAGCACAATCCACAGGACTCTTACCCGGCCCCCGACGGGTATCGGGAACTGTATTCGGATCGCTGGACTCCGCCGGACCTGGCTGCCATGGAGGGCAGCGCGGCGCGTCAATTGCCCGGCTATTATGGGATGGTGAAGCGTGTGGATGAGGGCCTTGGGCGTGTGGCGGATGCACTGAAAAGCATGGGGATGTTGGAAAACACACTCATCGTGTATGCAAGCGATCATGGCTGTCATTTCCGAACCCGCGGGCATGAATACAAGCATACCTGTCACGAGAGTTCGATTCGAGTGCCGGGATTCATTCACGGCCCGGGCTTTCTGGCCGGAGGCGAGCGGCCCGAGATGGTTAGTTTGGTCGATCTGCCGCCGACGCTGCTGGATGCGGCGGGCCTGTCGGTGCCCGGGGAGATGCAGGGACAATCGCTGGTGCCGCGTCTCCGTTCGTCGATCTCCGAATGGCCGGGCGAAGCCTACGTGGAATACGAAAACCCCACCGGTACGGGTCGTGCGATTCGGACCGGTCGTTGGAAATTTGCAGTACAAACCGACCAGCGAGAATTGCCGGAGGCCGGGTGTGCAGACGAATACCGAGAAGCGTTTTTATACGACTTGGAAGCCGACCCTTGGGAGCAGGAGAATTGTATCGGGCTCGAGGGATACCGTGAGGTCGCCGAACAATTGCGGGAGCGATTGCTCAAGCGCTTGGAAAAGGTGGAGGGCAAGCGTCCCACGATTCTTCCCCCGCTGAAAGTGAACTTCAGTGGGCAGCGAAAAATCGCCCGGGAATCTGGAGAGCTTTAG